In Deinococcus misasensis DSM 22328, one genomic interval encodes:
- a CDS encoding carbohydrate ABC transporter permease: protein MHQTPKKRKATKQAFPQSKGEPANLKNLLLYGVLMVLALEFFRRIFVFLKAGDAPEWAIFLTSILWGVLGIWVLFYLANMITESLQERWRGLVVPWIFAGPALLILAYYLLIPTFRTLYLSFFDGSGTFIGLENYLYAFTSGPMLESFKNNLIWLVVGSGLSVVAGLVIATLADRTHPWFEVTIKSLIFLPMAISMIGSAVIWRFVYHFQPGETQIGLLNALLTSVGEVPQPWLILQPWNTLFLVVILIWMQAGYAMVIFSAAIKGVPSELLEAARIDGANEIQSFFQVTIPYIRGTIIAVTTTIIIFTLKIFDIVLGMTGGNFGTQVIANEQYRQMFEAGDFGKGSAIAIVLLLTVLPVVYYNVREFRSSHQKAGF, encoded by the coding sequence ATGCATCAAACCCCCAAAAAACGGAAAGCCACAAAGCAGGCTTTCCCCCAGAGCAAAGGCGAACCCGCCAACCTGAAAAACCTCTTGTTGTATGGGGTCTTGATGGTGCTTGCTCTGGAATTTTTCAGACGGATTTTTGTGTTCCTCAAAGCGGGTGACGCACCAGAGTGGGCCATTTTCCTCACCTCCATTCTGTGGGGCGTGCTGGGCATCTGGGTGCTTTTTTACCTCGCCAACATGATCACCGAAAGTTTGCAGGAACGCTGGCGAGGGCTGGTCGTCCCATGGATTTTTGCTGGCCCGGCTTTGTTGATTCTGGCCTACTACCTGCTGATTCCCACTTTCCGAACCCTGTACCTGAGTTTCTTTGACGGCTCTGGGACATTTATTGGTCTGGAAAATTACCTGTATGCCTTCACCAGTGGTCCAATGCTGGAGAGCTTCAAAAACAACCTGATCTGGCTGGTGGTGGGCTCTGGACTCAGCGTGGTGGCTGGACTGGTGATTGCCACTCTGGCAGACCGCACCCATCCGTGGTTTGAGGTGACCATCAAATCCCTGATTTTCTTGCCGATGGCCATCAGCATGATTGGCAGCGCAGTGATCTGGCGTTTCGTGTACCACTTTCAGCCAGGAGAGACCCAGATTGGATTGCTGAATGCCCTCCTCACTTCTGTCGGAGAGGTTCCGCAACCGTGGCTGATTTTGCAGCCCTGGAACACCCTGTTTCTGGTGGTGATCCTGATCTGGATGCAGGCGGGTTATGCCATGGTGATTTTCTCGGCGGCCATCAAAGGGGTGCCTTCAGAGTTGCTGGAAGCGGCCCGCATTGATGGAGCAAACGAAATCCAATCGTTCTTTCAGGTCACCATCCCTTACATTCGGGGAACCATCATTGCGGTGACCACCACCATCATCATTTTCACCCTGAAAATTTTCGACATCGTGCTGGGCATGACCGGAGGAAACTTCGGAACGCAGGTGATTGCCAACGAGCAGTACCGCCAGATGTTCGAAGCGGGAGATTTTGGCAAAGGCTCGGCCATTGCCATTGTGCTGCTGCTGACCGTGCTCCCTGTGGTGTATTACAACGTGCGTGAATTCCGCAGCAGCCACCAGAAAGCAGGTTTTTGA
- a CDS encoding MFS transporter has product MNTTVTAVVVVSHFLAAFTALGLPPYLTEALHSLGDPEGRWAGILYILPTTCIALSAPFWGRVADRFGPRKMLIRAQLGLALSYFLTSQSSSVGMLAVSLIVQGLLGGTFSASSAFLGAHLQGKPLSAALTLMQSSARMALLVAPVTVGLLIQHHSILELYRFFCVLPLLSAFLTLWLPEQKPNQQTTKRTRGSLRGAGRMFWMELLFVLSTILSFPYFIEQVKPLTQLAWVPGLLFALPHFAYLLAVPVLNRISGLTPLAVGFVLVGFTLLGHIWATDLMVLGVLRLLLGVGMAICIMRINDQAAELARVHPSGQLFGVLEAYGKAGAVLAGVLSSLLSPDPLWTYWLAGTVALASITLTLLPERRHDDHTHPQT; this is encoded by the coding sequence ATGAACACAACCGTCACTGCGGTGGTGGTGGTCAGCCACTTTCTGGCGGCCTTCACCGCTCTGGGCCTGCCCCCTTACCTGACCGAAGCCCTTCATTCACTGGGAGACCCCGAAGGCCGATGGGCCGGAATCCTGTACATCCTGCCCACCACCTGCATTGCCCTGAGCGCTCCTTTCTGGGGCAGGGTTGCAGACCGCTTTGGACCCCGCAAAATGCTGATCCGTGCGCAACTCGGGCTGGCCCTCAGTTACTTTTTGACCAGCCAATCGAGCAGTGTGGGGATGCTGGCCGTCAGCCTGATTGTGCAGGGCTTGCTGGGAGGTACGTTTTCAGCGTCCAGTGCGTTTTTGGGTGCCCACTTGCAAGGCAAACCGCTCAGTGCAGCCCTCACCCTGATGCAAAGTTCTGCACGCATGGCCCTGCTGGTGGCCCCGGTCACGGTGGGCTTGCTGATCCAGCACCATTCGATTCTGGAACTGTACCGTTTCTTTTGCGTGCTGCCGCTGTTGTCGGCCTTTTTGACCCTCTGGCTTCCAGAGCAAAAGCCAAATCAGCAAACCACCAAACGCACCCGAGGTTCCCTGAGAGGGGCTGGACGGATGTTCTGGATGGAGCTGCTGTTTGTGCTGTCCACCATCCTGAGTTTCCCCTATTTCATTGAACAGGTGAAACCCCTGACCCAACTGGCGTGGGTGCCCGGCCTGCTCTTTGCCTTGCCTCACTTTGCATATCTGCTGGCCGTTCCGGTGCTGAACCGCATCTCTGGCTTGACCCCTCTGGCGGTGGGTTTTGTGCTGGTGGGCTTCACTTTGCTGGGACACATCTGGGCCACCGACTTGATGGTGCTTGGGGTCCTCAGGTTGCTGCTCGGGGTGGGGATGGCCATTTGCATCATGCGGATCAACGATCAGGCCGCCGAACTTGCCCGAGTGCACCCCTCTGGACAACTGTTCGGTGTGCTGGAAGCTTACGGAAAAGCCGGAGCGGTGCTGGCTGGAGTGCTTTCCAGCCTCTTGAGCCCGGACCCTTTGTGGACGTACTGGCTGGCCGGGACGGTGGCTCTGGCCAGCATCACCCTCACCTTGCTGCCCGAAAGGAGACACGATGACCACACACACCCTCAAACCTGA
- a CDS encoding IucA/IucC family protein: MTTHTLKPERFIWHNLLNCFLRELQPKTEIQGHHLLVPFECTQKTLKVGLTSRDPLHFSDEVWLQDGKFWVPTHWEQLGEVLEQELSLRTGTPNPEFKALLQESARFTLRFLEARTTPPEDGYLRSEQSLMLGHRFHPTPKSRSGNFASWERYSPELKTRFALRYFAVREDFFDSNREDLCRFEHEEIQAPEGYRLLPAHPWQAKLAVAQPAIAKASQDGILLDLGEGEILYSPTSSIRTLYREGHPWFYKFSLHARITNCLRKNADYELTSATLLTEHFEGIEREFLGLFPSARVLKEPAYCTVKLDTHSREYLGMLLRENPLLNQKAGEETVLCAVLCDEAHEHPQNLAHLRNDLLLKWWEKYVQEVVPPVLYLLFQQGMVLEPHLQNVLIVLKDGMPSGVVFRDLEGTKLLPGHLSAKLQEAPEQVQNAVTYSREQGFKRVAYCLLVNHLLEVGRAILLKAPFLKKQLWTALRETLLQHQQRFGPEPELQALLDGADWPAKTNLLNRWQRQRDREAGYVGVPSPLRDL, encoded by the coding sequence ATGACCACACACACCCTCAAACCTGAGCGGTTCATCTGGCACAACCTGCTGAACTGCTTCCTGCGCGAACTCCAGCCCAAGACCGAAATTCAGGGGCATCACCTGCTGGTTCCTTTTGAATGCACCCAGAAAACCCTGAAAGTGGGCCTGACCTCCAGAGATCCTTTGCACTTCTCCGATGAGGTGTGGCTGCAAGACGGCAAATTCTGGGTTCCCACGCACTGGGAACAGCTCGGGGAGGTGCTGGAACAGGAGTTGTCGCTGCGCACCGGAACCCCCAATCCAGAGTTCAAAGCCTTGCTTCAGGAAAGTGCCCGTTTCACCCTGCGCTTTCTGGAAGCCAGAACCACCCCTCCAGAGGACGGGTATTTGCGTTCAGAGCAAAGCCTGATGCTGGGACACCGTTTTCATCCGACCCCCAAAAGCCGCTCTGGGAATTTTGCCAGCTGGGAGAGGTACTCTCCAGAGCTGAAAACCCGTTTTGCCTTGCGTTATTTTGCTGTCCGGGAAGACTTTTTCGATTCCAACCGTGAAGACCTCTGCCGTTTTGAGCACGAAGAAATTCAGGCTCCAGAGGGGTACCGTTTGCTGCCTGCCCACCCCTGGCAGGCCAAACTTGCCGTGGCCCAACCTGCCATTGCAAAAGCATCACAAGACGGAATTTTGCTGGACCTCGGAGAAGGAGAAATTCTGTACAGCCCGACCTCCAGCATCCGCACCCTGTACCGTGAAGGGCATCCGTGGTTTTACAAGTTCAGCTTGCACGCCCGCATCACCAACTGCTTGCGCAAGAATGCCGACTACGAATTGACCTCTGCCACCCTACTGACTGAGCACTTTGAAGGGATTGAAAGGGAATTCCTCGGGCTATTCCCCTCTGCCAGAGTCCTGAAAGAGCCTGCCTACTGCACGGTCAAACTGGACACCCACAGCCGGGAGTACCTCGGGATGCTGCTCAGGGAAAATCCCCTCCTGAATCAAAAAGCAGGTGAGGAAACCGTGCTGTGCGCTGTCCTGTGCGATGAGGCCCACGAGCACCCCCAAAACCTTGCCCACCTGAGAAACGACCTCTTGCTGAAATGGTGGGAAAAATACGTGCAAGAAGTGGTTCCACCTGTGCTTTACCTGCTGTTTCAGCAGGGCATGGTGCTGGAGCCTCACCTTCAGAATGTGCTGATTGTGCTGAAAGACGGGATGCCCTCTGGGGTGGTGTTCCGGGATCTGGAAGGCACCAAACTTCTGCCGGGTCACCTCTCAGCAAAGCTGCAAGAGGCCCCAGAGCAAGTGCAAAACGCAGTCACCTACAGCCGTGAGCAGGGTTTCAAGCGGGTGGCTTACTGCCTGCTGGTCAACCACCTGCTGGAAGTCGGAAGGGCCATTTTGCTGAAAGCCCCTTTCCTGAAAAAGCAACTCTGGACTGCCTTGCGTGAAACCCTGCTCCAGCACCAGCAGCGTTTTGGTCCAGAGCCTGAACTGCAAGCCCTGCTGGACGGTGCAGACTGGCCTGCCAAGACCAATTTGCTGAACCGCTGGCAACGCCAGAGGGACCGCGAAGCCGGATATGTGGGCGTGCCCAGCCCCCTGAGGGACCTGTGA
- a CDS encoding ATP-grasp domain-containing protein yields the protein MPLKLALIAYLPTDSVTLGFLPAAQQLGWQVTLYTNLPELHHKAYGHLPFEVNIVHAEVFQVQSLIATVSQNGTPDVVFTNSDHLQTQTALLADYFDLPSKPWKAAYRCKNKREMRIQLGETLHHTVLEPHHEVPTDHPYPVVLKPREGVSSKHAYFIEDAATLLERTRHIWAEDPIPLVIEGYLQGDLYTLETLGDGEKTVVLGGFKTTISPPPYFIEQRLDWQPDLPEQLVKDVLGQLEKLGVGFGSCHTECVWDGKTATLIEVNYRNIGDQCDLLLQDLLKFSLFEWVLKIHAGAKLPELNLPRKHATVHYLFPDQDGTVTSAPENQTFVSDGVQAEVQVISNVGDEVDATSSNPSSLGLIRLIGESPEHIQQAIDTLERTLTWHIQPLQLAPTS from the coding sequence ATGCCCCTGAAACTTGCCCTGATCGCTTACCTGCCCACCGACTCGGTGACCTTGGGGTTCTTGCCTGCCGCCCAGCAACTCGGGTGGCAGGTGACCCTCTACACCAACCTCCCAGAGCTGCACCACAAGGCCTATGGGCACCTGCCTTTTGAAGTGAACATCGTGCACGCCGAGGTGTTTCAGGTCCAGAGCTTGATTGCCACAGTCAGCCAGAATGGCACGCCTGATGTGGTGTTCACCAACTCCGATCACCTGCAAACCCAGACCGCCCTGCTGGCAGATTACTTTGACCTGCCGAGCAAACCCTGGAAAGCCGCTTACCGCTGCAAAAACAAACGGGAAATGCGGATACAGCTCGGGGAAACCCTGCACCACACCGTGCTGGAACCCCATCATGAGGTGCCCACCGACCATCCCTATCCGGTGGTCCTGAAACCCAGAGAAGGCGTGTCCAGCAAACACGCTTACTTCATTGAGGATGCCGCCACCCTGCTGGAACGCACCCGGCACATCTGGGCCGAAGACCCCATCCCTCTGGTCATCGAAGGGTATTTGCAGGGAGACCTGTACACACTGGAAACCCTCGGGGATGGAGAAAAAACCGTGGTGCTGGGCGGATTTAAAACCACCATCAGCCCACCTCCATATTTCATAGAACAGAGGCTGGACTGGCAACCTGACCTTCCAGAGCAGCTTGTGAAGGACGTGCTCGGGCAACTGGAAAAGCTGGGCGTGGGTTTTGGAAGTTGCCACACCGAATGCGTGTGGGATGGGAAAACTGCAACACTGATCGAGGTGAATTACCGCAACATCGGCGACCAGTGCGATCTGCTCTTGCAAGACCTCCTGAAATTTTCTCTGTTCGAGTGGGTGCTGAAAATCCACGCTGGGGCCAAACTGCCAGAGCTGAACCTGCCCAGAAAACATGCCACCGTGCACTACCTGTTCCCGGATCAGGATGGAACGGTGACATCCGCACCTGAAAACCAGACTTTCGTTTCAGACGGGGTGCAGGCCGAGGTGCAGGTGATCAGCAACGTGGGAGATGAAGTGGATGCCACCTCCAGCAACCCCAGCAGTCTGGGCCTGATCCGCCTGATCGGAGAGAGCCCAGAGCACATCCAGCAAGCCATTGACACCCTTGAAAGGACCCTGACATGGCACATCCAGCCCCTGCAACTGGCTCCGACCTCATGA
- a CDS encoding ABC transporter substrate-binding protein: MKRTLITLVLAASTAQAVTVTHLGGTTELKSTPKRIVALEYNYQDALLKLGIKPVGVADHGYGPLPHLAKGLKGVPSVGYLSEPNLESIMALKPDLILADAERHKAIYAQLSKIAPTILYNTYYGSYQDQLEQFSEIAKIVDKEALAKNALQEHKRIFDKAKILAKPTSFVTGVMTPTDFWVHTDKSFVGSLLSTLGLKTPVHNNQDGTQYKITLENLIAYNPETLIIMINPGDEALLNEWKKNPLFQSLKAVKYKRVYTFSRELWAKGRGIQGLNLILQQASTSGLLTHKPQQP, translated from the coding sequence ATGAAACGCACCCTGATCACTCTGGTGCTTGCTGCTTCCACAGCGCAAGCCGTGACCGTCACGCACCTTGGCGGAACCACCGAACTGAAAAGCACCCCCAAGCGCATTGTCGCGCTGGAATACAACTATCAAGACGCCCTGCTGAAACTGGGCATCAAACCTGTGGGCGTGGCTGACCATGGTTACGGTCCCCTCCCCCACCTTGCCAAGGGCCTCAAAGGGGTCCCGAGCGTGGGATACCTGAGTGAACCCAACCTTGAATCCATCATGGCCCTCAAGCCAGACCTGATTCTCGCCGATGCCGAGCGCCACAAGGCCATTTATGCCCAGCTCTCCAAAATTGCCCCCACCATCCTGTACAACACCTATTACGGCAGCTATCAGGACCAGTTGGAGCAGTTTTCAGAGATTGCCAAAATCGTGGACAAAGAGGCTCTGGCCAAAAACGCCCTGCAGGAACACAAACGCATTTTTGACAAAGCCAAAATTCTGGCCAAACCCACCAGCTTTGTGACCGGAGTGATGACCCCCACCGATTTCTGGGTGCACACCGACAAGAGCTTTGTGGGCTCCTTGCTCAGCACCCTCGGACTGAAAACCCCGGTGCACAACAACCAGGACGGCACCCAGTACAAAATCACCCTTGAAAACCTGATTGCCTACAACCCTGAGACCCTGATCATCATGATCAACCCTGGCGACGAAGCCCTCCTGAACGAGTGGAAGAAAAACCCCCTGTTCCAGAGCTTGAAAGCCGTCAAGTACAAGCGGGTCTACACCTTCAGCCGTGAACTCTGGGCCAAAGGACGTGGCATTCAGGGCCTCAACCTGATTTTGCAGCAAGCCAGCACCAGTGGCCTCCTGACCCACAAACCCCAGCAACCCTGA
- a CDS encoding alanine racemase, producing MIPEQVFNQLDRLPAHPTYLYDLDGLEKHVQKVKTALGKVEVLYAAKANPDPRILQAVFPHVDGFEVASGGELSHVHQHFPQASLAFGGPAKLTSDLKLALEKGIQRIHVESPAELQKLALLARELQCTAHVLLRANLNLKIEGVPLAMGGRPSPFGMDETLLESCLPILKQHPELHCHGIHAHLASGLKDAETHLHLLSGVMDWFRGFISQHRLDWQELNLGGGMGVDYQTRKPYDWHTLGEGLHQVKDLKLRIEPGRSLVASCGYYATPILDIKSSHGETFVIVQGGTHHFRTPAAQNHSHPFQIKPMHAPEVQNCTVNVVGQLCTPKDRLSTAVQVQGAAVGDWVVFPLAGGYAWNISHTAFLMHPEPNFVYLQNL from the coding sequence GTGATTCCAGAACAGGTGTTTAATCAACTGGACCGCCTTCCAGCCCATCCCACCTACCTTTACGATCTGGATGGTCTTGAGAAACATGTCCAGAAAGTGAAAACTGCCCTTGGGAAGGTGGAAGTGCTGTACGCAGCCAAAGCCAACCCGGACCCCAGAATCCTGCAAGCGGTGTTTCCTCATGTGGACGGCTTTGAAGTGGCTTCAGGAGGAGAACTCTCCCATGTGCACCAGCATTTCCCTCAGGCCAGCCTTGCTTTTGGAGGTCCAGCCAAATTGACCTCTGACCTGAAGCTGGCTCTGGAGAAAGGCATCCAGCGCATCCATGTGGAAAGCCCTGCTGAACTGCAAAAACTGGCCCTTCTGGCCCGAGAATTGCAGTGCACTGCCCATGTGCTGCTCAGGGCCAACCTGAACCTCAAAATCGAGGGGGTGCCTCTGGCGATGGGGGGTCGCCCTTCCCCTTTTGGCATGGATGAAACGCTGCTGGAAAGCTGTCTGCCCATCCTGAAACAGCACCCAGAGCTGCACTGTCACGGCATCCATGCCCATCTGGCCTCGGGCCTGAAAGATGCAGAAACCCACCTGCATTTGCTGTCAGGGGTGATGGACTGGTTCAGGGGGTTCATCAGTCAACACAGACTGGACTGGCAGGAACTCAATCTGGGCGGAGGGATGGGCGTGGATTACCAGACCCGTAAGCCTTACGACTGGCACACCCTCGGGGAGGGGCTTCATCAGGTGAAGGACCTGAAATTGCGCATCGAGCCCGGACGCAGCTTGGTGGCTTCATGTGGATATTACGCCACACCCATTCTGGACATCAAATCCAGCCACGGAGAAACTTTTGTGATCGTGCAGGGAGGGACCCACCATTTCCGCACCCCGGCAGCCCAGAACCACAGCCATCCGTTTCAGATCAAACCCATGCATGCTCCAGAAGTCCAGAACTGCACCGTGAATGTGGTGGGTCAACTGTGCACCCCAAAAGACCGGCTGAGCACTGCTGTGCAGGTTCAGGGTGCTGCGGTGGGAGACTGGGTGGTGTTTCCTCTGGCTGGAGGGTACGCATGGAACATCTCGCACACGGCTTTTCTGATGCATCCAGAGCCGAATTTCGTGTATTTGCAGAACCTTTGA
- a CDS encoding ABC transporter substrate-binding protein: MPQRTAIAISLILTSSLALAQQKTVTVFGNFTGQDQQSFQKVINAFEAKNPGIKVNYTGSADFVTLINVRVQAGNYPDIAAIPQPGVMYDLAQKGVLVPLWNSALTLVKRNYSPAWLDLGTAEDGKAYGIFHRVNVKGLVFYNKTAFKNAGYKVPKTWPELQALTKKMAATKTAPWCIGIESGGATGWAATDWLENILLRTAPASVYDKWITNKVKFDSPEVRKAWGVLDDIVTTPGYVYGGKTTVAVTNFRDASQGVYANPAKCWMNLQGSFATGFLQDDVQANLDKEVGVFMLPMIDEKLPTTLEVGGDQYVVFKGKDRPEVKKFMEFLATGASAAPWAADGGALFPHKDQNRKAYKTQLEQSFVRILLSAKAARFDASDAMPSAVNLAFWKGTTDYFTGKNLDQVLKDIDAAYGK; the protein is encoded by the coding sequence ATGCCTCAACGGACCGCCATTGCCATCAGTTTGATCCTCACCTCCAGCCTTGCCTTGGCCCAACAGAAAACCGTTACGGTCTTCGGCAACTTCACCGGACAGGACCAGCAGTCCTTTCAGAAAGTCATCAACGCGTTTGAGGCCAAAAACCCCGGCATCAAAGTCAACTACACCGGCAGCGCCGATTTTGTCACCCTGATCAACGTGCGCGTTCAAGCCGGAAATTACCCGGACATCGCTGCCATTCCTCAGCCCGGTGTGATGTACGACCTCGCACAAAAAGGGGTGCTGGTGCCCCTCTGGAACAGTGCCCTGACCCTCGTGAAACGCAACTATTCCCCTGCATGGCTGGACCTTGGCACCGCAGAAGACGGCAAAGCCTACGGCATTTTCCACCGGGTCAACGTCAAAGGGCTGGTGTTCTACAACAAAACCGCCTTCAAAAATGCAGGTTACAAAGTGCCCAAAACCTGGCCCGAGCTGCAAGCCCTCACCAAAAAGATGGCTGCCACCAAAACCGCCCCTTGGTGCATTGGCATCGAGTCTGGTGGAGCCACCGGATGGGCGGCCACCGACTGGTTGGAAAACATCCTGCTGAGAACCGCTCCAGCCAGCGTGTACGACAAGTGGATCACCAACAAAGTCAAATTTGATTCTCCAGAGGTCCGCAAAGCTTGGGGTGTGCTCGATGACATCGTCACCACGCCCGGCTACGTGTACGGCGGCAAAACCACGGTGGCGGTCACCAACTTCCGCGATGCTTCTCAGGGGGTTTATGCCAACCCAGCCAAGTGCTGGATGAATTTGCAAGGCTCTTTTGCCACCGGATTCCTGCAAGACGACGTGCAGGCCAACCTCGACAAAGAAGTGGGTGTGTTCATGCTGCCCATGATCGATGAGAAACTCCCCACCACTTTGGAGGTCGGCGGAGACCAGTATGTGGTCTTCAAAGGCAAAGACCGTCCTGAAGTGAAGAAATTCATGGAGTTCCTCGCCACCGGAGCCAGCGCTGCCCCTTGGGCCGCAGACGGTGGAGCGCTGTTCCCCCACAAAGACCAGAATCGCAAGGCTTACAAAACCCAGCTTGAGCAGTCTTTTGTTCGCATCCTCCTCTCTGCAAAAGCGGCCCGCTTCGACGCCTCTGACGCCATGCCCTCGGCGGTGAACCTTGCGTTCTGGAAAGGCACCACCGATTACTTCACCGGCAAGAACCTCGATCAAGTCCTCAAAGACATTGACGCTGCTTACGGCAAGTGA
- a CDS encoding IucA/IucC family protein, with translation MAHPAPATGSDLMKEHPQMGQSLLTALLRENVEHLDASRELHPRWGWCARHQQHWIPLQKDGLWHTVQATTSEVWDEEKQKWIPALDFIETLNLPFFAGLQAELQSALEYETYRAKHQKTLLKRSSPKTLLDFDRLASLLNHPIYPLPARTGFSSSDLEAYCPESSSGFLLRWVAVPCDQVTVVGKQPDFFPSFAEVGLKDRTDHVLFPVHPHTLSFLGEHQSIQVAPEPFLKVHPTLSLRTLVIEGHERFHLKVPLMVRTLGQRNVRTLHPDSFQDGHRMQEVLAALLGNDLLLTDESHYAHAGCPELGYLLRTYPEFPANSPEKSVALGLAGLLAPHPEGKTVLEHLSKDPLNLLKNTVQKLLELHLTLALQHGVVLEAHQQNTTLLIQGDQVQILLRDNDSPRILWSFFKARHPVLARHLQPLGDERIETDDPHVLADMFITIILHLCVTSVLQQAAQKNLLDLSEGLRFVRACILEVLQKNRLSPLAEVFEARILNAETYPSKRMLSAGTLYPKDMLGATDINKCYRHDAPNYLKERSAVSDQPSARTSSGI, from the coding sequence ATGGCACATCCAGCCCCTGCAACTGGCTCCGACCTCATGAAAGAGCACCCGCAGATGGGCCAGAGCCTGCTCACGGCCCTGCTGCGGGAAAATGTGGAACACCTTGATGCCTCACGTGAACTGCATCCCAGATGGGGATGGTGCGCCAGACACCAGCAGCACTGGATTCCCCTGCAAAAAGACGGCCTCTGGCACACCGTTCAAGCCACTACATCAGAAGTGTGGGATGAAGAGAAGCAAAAGTGGATTCCTGCTCTGGATTTCATCGAAACCCTGAATTTGCCTTTTTTTGCAGGCCTGCAAGCAGAACTTCAATCTGCCCTCGAATATGAAACTTACCGTGCAAAGCACCAGAAAACCCTGCTCAAACGCTCCAGTCCGAAAACTTTGCTGGATTTTGACCGTCTGGCCTCCCTGCTGAACCACCCAATTTATCCGTTGCCTGCCAGAACAGGCTTTTCCAGTTCAGACCTTGAAGCCTACTGCCCCGAGTCCAGCTCTGGATTTTTGCTGCGCTGGGTGGCTGTTCCCTGTGATCAGGTGACAGTGGTGGGAAAACAACCTGACTTCTTCCCCTCTTTTGCAGAGGTGGGCCTGAAGGACCGGACAGACCATGTGCTGTTTCCAGTGCATCCCCACACCCTGTCCTTTTTGGGTGAGCACCAGAGCATTCAGGTGGCTCCAGAGCCATTTTTAAAGGTCCATCCCACCCTGTCTTTGCGCACCCTGGTGATCGAAGGGCACGAACGGTTTCATTTGAAAGTGCCGCTGATGGTTCGAACCCTCGGGCAGCGCAATGTGCGGACCCTGCACCCAGATTCTTTTCAGGACGGTCACCGCATGCAAGAGGTGCTCGCAGCCCTGCTGGGCAATGACCTCCTGCTGACCGATGAAAGCCATTACGCCCATGCAGGATGTCCAGAGCTGGGTTACCTGCTGCGCACCTACCCTGAATTTCCTGCAAACAGTCCCGAAAAAAGTGTGGCTCTGGGCCTCGCAGGATTGCTGGCACCACATCCAGAGGGAAAAACCGTGCTGGAACACCTGAGCAAGGACCCTCTGAACCTTCTGAAAAACACCGTTCAGAAGCTGCTGGAACTGCACCTGACCTTGGCCTTGCAGCATGGCGTGGTGCTGGAGGCCCACCAGCAAAACACCACCTTGCTGATTCAGGGAGATCAGGTGCAAATCCTCCTGAGGGACAACGATTCCCCGAGAATCCTCTGGTCGTTTTTCAAAGCGCGCCATCCAGTGCTGGCAAGGCACCTGCAACCTCTGGGCGATGAGCGCATCGAAACCGACGATCCACACGTGCTGGCCGACATGTTCATCACCATCATCTTGCACCTGTGCGTGACCTCGGTGTTGCAGCAGGCTGCACAGAAAAACCTGCTGGACCTTTCTGAAGGGTTGAGATTTGTACGCGCCTGCATTCTGGAGGTGCTGCAGAAAAACCGGCTTTCACCTCTGGCAGAGGTCTTTGAGGCACGCATCTTAAATGCAGAAACCTATCCCTCCAAACGCATGCTCAGTGCAGGCACCCTGTATCCCAAAGACATGCTGGGGGCCACAGACATCAACAAGTGTTACCGACATGATGCGCCCAATTACTTGAAAGAGCGTTCAGCGGTCAGCGATCAGCCGTCAGCAAGAACTTCATCTGGCATTTGA